In Pyrus communis chromosome 15, drPyrComm1.1, whole genome shotgun sequence, the genomic stretch tccatcctcttttgtaAGGTTATGTGCTCGCACACAATTATTGTAGGTGATTTTTCATCTAAGTTATTTGCTTCCACCTTAATTGATGTGGCCATATGTTTGTTGTATTACTGAGAAAAGGTTTCCACTGGAAATATATTAATCACATCTGCAACTCAGGATGGCAAAAATGTGGGAGAACATGTGCACAGACCACGACAACCAGTTGAAGATTGTTACAGACCTAAAGTCCCTCGACATTGCCCTTACTCCAATGGAAACAACCAAGCACCACCATGCCCGCACTGTCCAACTTTGGAACGTTCTCCAAGAATGGCATTCTCACTTCGTAAATCTCGTGACTCATCAAAAACAATACATCCAAGCTCTTAATAGCTGGTTGAAGCTTAATCTCATTCCCATTGAAAGCAGCTTAAAAGAGAAAATCTCATCCCCGCCAAGAGTTCAGCATCCGCCAATCCAAGCTCTCCTCCATTCATGGCACGATTTTCTTGAAAAGCTTCCTGATGAACTTGCAAAATCTGCAATATCGTCCTTTTCGGCTGTGATAAAGACCATCATACTTCATCAGGAGGAGGAGATGAAGCTAAAGGAGAAGTTTGAGGAAACAAGGAAGGAGTATCTGCGTAAAAATCAGGCATTCGAGGACTGGTATCAAAAGTACTCGCAGAGACACGCGCAAATGGATGAGGAGAGAGGTGAAGATGCAGTTCCCAAGGATACCGTCTCAGAGAAGAAATTTATTGTTGATAGCTTGAAGAAGAGACTGGAAGAGGAATGTGAAGCTCACCAGAGACACTGTATACAGGTGAGGGAGAAGTCACTCGGGAGTCTCAAAACTCGCCTGCCTGAGATCTTCCGCGCCATGACAGACTACGCTCGTGCATGTTCCGAGGCTTATGGAAAACTGAGGTCCATCAGAGAGGCACAAGTATGAAGATGGTGATGTCCTAATGTGTATGATCTGTTTTGCTAGGAAGTAGGAGGATTGTGCACGTTTTCGTATGTGGAAAAGTTGTTTCAGTTGGTTGGTGATCTTTATTCCTCTGAAAAAATTGCTGAAACATGCAATCATGCATAGGAGACAATGAAGTTGTGATTCTAAGGGAAATTTCATTTaacttgtacattttttttgctTGTGGAATTGGTATTAGCAgttcaaaataatcaaattgcTCTCttgcccttcttttttttttattaaaaaaaaagtgttgatATTTTTAGAGTGTCGATAatagtttcatattttttatcacgtttttttttcaaatggttCCCACTATGGCACGATGATTATTGGACGGTAACACTATTTACATGAGAGAATCCTCCACATGCTGGGGTTCACTATTAGTGAGGATTGGTTGTATTGTATAGACAACAGTCTATATACCAGATCTTTTCGTCCTATGAACGAAACTCTCTCACAAAGGAGTGACTTTTTTATGAGAAGAAATTCTTCGATGCAATTAAGTTTTAATCCTACCAACGTCATCATCATTCAATTAATATTTGTCATATGTTTCAAAAATACATTATAATTCAAGTGAATGATCTTCACATAATATCGGTGACACGAGAAAATCTCACTTTTGTAAGAGATGGCGCACTAGGGCAGCCCCACACACTAGTTGCTTGGTAAAACATAGAATCTATCAAAAACAATGTTAGTGGATGACTGACTGACATTGTCAGGTCAGTAACGTGCGTGGCacaatagagagagaaaggttaTGAGAATATATGacaaaacaatcaaacatgCCAAATTCTCTGACTGCCTGAGGATCTGAGGTGCATTGGTGTAATTAAATTAATGCGAGAAGTCATGTGACATTTTCGAATGAGGATTTCAAAGAATCTTTAATCGCGTATATTTATTATACATTGTAAGAtttgaaattatttgaaattattttatttaaaattgaacacaaattgtacttgatgaaaattgattgcacgatatacgataaatggaTACGATTAAAAGACCCCTTAGATCCTCGCAAAGACGAGAAAACGAAGAAACATATTATTCTTTGTCCGTGATTAGTTTAATCTCAACCTACGATATTCTtgtatttatgtttttgttttgttacacTGCCTTTTAAGCAAATGCATATTTGGTAGTCCCATTCGATTACGAACTAAGAACATTGTTTTTAACACGGGTGATGCCAGAAGAGATTACATCTAATTAAATtattcttttaataaaaaatacaaatggATCTCACCtttattacaaaaatgattTATATCTGATTTACAAAATGTGATTACCCTAACATTTCCTTTCTAACCGTACAGTTGCCATTGCAATTCAACTCTTTCTTGGAGCTTCATGGAGAGCAGAGTTGTTTGTAATTACGTAAGACTTTCCTTTTCCAACAATTTGGAGTCCGTTTCGACCATATTATATTGACCTCGAAATCACAAGCACTTGTCAACTAGGAAGCTTAAGTAACCTTTCGAAGAGTTTCTGTTGATGCATCTATGCCGAAGTACACGAGCCAACCACAAACAAATGAGTTTTTCATTTCTCCACCACCTTTTGCGTTGACTCAATGTCCACCCGAATTTGTACCTCAACAAATACAATAAATTTTACAAAAGTACCAAGTGCTTCTTCAAGAAGTATTTGAAAAGCAATAAAATGCGCTTTAAGAATCCAGAAaattgttgataaaaaaaaaaaaaaaaaaacgagaagcatttttagttatttatgcAATGCTGTCATAAGAATTTTTAATttagggtaaatctcagtttactaccctcaagtttcgtgaTTTTCAACGTTtagtacatgaaatttttttcgtcccagagtcatacctatagtgttaattttgggacggTCTCATACATTCGTTAGTTTGGTTGTTAAGtcttccgttaactgatgacgtggtactcatgtggacaatgactagtCGCTACGTGTctcccaaatttaaaatatcaaaataattaattaaataaaagtaaaaaaataaaataaaataaaattcccaGTACCCCCTTCGTCTTCCCCATCCTCCATCCTTGTGAAACCCTCATAACCACCACTGTGAAACCCTCACAACCCCCTCATTCCACCGTGAATCTACACAAACCCAAGAACCCAAAACCTCCCTCTTCGTCTTTACCAGAAAACCCTAACAGCTGCATCTTTCATTTGAGAAAAAGATAAAGGTCTTATCTTCTTCGTGGGTTTCTTCCAAGCAATGGGTGATATGCGACAGTTTTAGAGAAATGCCTCCGACTAGTTTTCAGTGCCGGCGTCTCTTGGGTTGAGTGGGGATGGCAGTTTGGGTCTCCCAGTTCCTTGAGTAGACAAGGGGAACCCTGTTAATCGCGCATGGTAGCATCCTCGACCTTGGTCAGATGACGGCGACTATCCTTGATTGCAGGTCTGAGGCTCTGTTGGACTATGTGGACCGGGAATTTAAGGAATGGACGCTCAGACATCTCTGATTTGAAGAAATCAGGGAAATCAGAGGCGTTGTTTGGGTTTTCTACGAAATGGAAGATGCAGTTGTTAGGGTTTTTTGGTAAAGACGAAGAGGGAGGTTTTGGGTTCTTGGGTTTTGTGCAAATTCACGGTGGAGTGAGGGGGTTGTGAGGGTTTCACAGTGGTGCTTGTGCGGGTTTCATAGTGGTGGTTATGAGGGTTTCACAGGATGGAAGGGTGGAGGGGGTGGAGGATGTCGGGTGGGCAAGAcgaaggggtttttttttttattttttttatttttacttttatttaattaattattttaatattttgaaacatGGCGCCCAATCATTGTCTACATGGACGTCACGTCATCAATTAACGGAGACTTAATAGCCAGACTAACTGATGTATAAGActatcccaaaattaacactttaggtatgactttgagacgaaaaaaacttcatgtactaaatgttgaaaaccataaaACTTAAAGGTAGTAAATTTGAGATTTACCCTTTAATTTATGTAAAAGCTcatgaaaaaatttcaaaggtgCTATCTGATTTTCTTTCAAACACTCCACAACTTCCATATCCTGATAGTCTAATCCGGGTTAGTAAAGCTTTGGAAATTTCAACACAATCTAATCGgaataattaacaaataatctttttttaattacttttcaAAGGAGGGTAGGCATGTGGCTATAAAATGATGACTCTTTCGGCGGTCACACTTTTGAAACCTTTAAACAAAGCTACTTGCTGAcacacctctctctcttctaGTAACCTTTGTTATAATATTGCTTCTTCATCCAAGCCTTTTCAGCTCATGACCATTTCCAACTTTCAAATCTTACCAACTTTACCAAAGTTTCAGGTTTACATTTTTCTCTGTATTCACAATACAAATTCACTCCATCAGGTGtcataatataataaataaataaaaaaatatttttagtatcTCTTcgtttataatttatattagtGTACCACCTTGTGTTCTACAGGTTATTGACAAATTGTCAATAACACATGAATTCCATCCAATATTAACAGTTAACAGGTAATGAGTTTTTGTTTCCACAActtaattttgaagtgtttttcacTAACATTACCGTGTAACAATTAGAGGAACTGCACTAGTTAAATATATCTTTCAAATGGGTAAATTATTATTAGGAAATAGGAATACAActttaatttacattttttgtttcttggtgCTAGAAGCCACCTTAAGGAGCAGCCGAGTTGAGCCAAGTCAAAGGCTAGAGCCATCTATTTCCATGAAGAGCCCttacatttaaaatatatatacattatatatatatatatatatatatgtatatgtatatatttaatGTCACACTTAGAAAAAATGTCATATTTTTacatgtctatatatatatatacacacacacacattgctTAAGCTAATTGATTATCTAGATTCTACAGAGATTAATTAGGTGCACAAAACTCGGTCTTTGTCTTGGCAATGGGCATCAGAGGGTGGAGAAATTCACGCAGCCAAAGCATAAGGCTGGGACACAACTACGACATGCCAAGCAACTACAACAAGTCTCAACCAGGGTGGCAAAAATTCTGGAAACGATTCAAGATcgagaggaaaaaaaatttcgGTTCAAGTACTGTCACGCCGCAGGCGCAGACGTCTTATGATCCGGAAACATATTCAAAGAATTTTGATCAAGGGACGGGATGGATGGAGCCGGATAACTTGCCCCGGTCTTTCTCAGCTCGTTTTGCTGATCCTTCTAGGGTTTTGCATGGCAATAGGAATTTACTGGATTGATGCTTTGAATGCTGAAGAAACTTTGTGTATATAGTTCTTGATCTTGGTACGTTGGAATgttttttttctgaatttatttgctccctctctctctttctctctttctctctctcctctttcacATTCATCGTTCCATATATACAATAGTTAATTACTTTAAATTTTGTTGAAGCATCAATATTATTGACCACATAACCTATAGGGAACGATAAAACTCTCCATATGGAAAGAAAATCCATgtaaaataattgaatttggCATAGTTAATTACTTTAAATTTTGTTGAAGCATCAATATTATTGACCACATAACCTATAGGGAACGATAAAACTCTCCATATGGAAAGAAAATCCATgtaaaataattgaatttggCAAGGTTTAGTCTTTGTACCTTAGCCTTATGATCTCAACCCAAGGAGAAAGATCTTTCCTACAAAGAGTATGTCACTGTTACGGCATTCTAAACAAATCGAACActattatgtattttaatttttttacgcAATAGTACGTAATTGATTTGAGATATCACCATATGACAGTTCGGTACATTTAAGTTTCTCTTAAATAGAAGGTAAAAACACAAGCTGAAGAACAACAAAATCTTGGTGGTCTCTGGAATGAAAAGACAAGAGGCAAAAGATAAACATTAGATTGGTCCAACAAATCATGGCCGTTGATGAGAATCCAACGACTGAAAAAACTTTGCCAACAAATTAAGCACACCAAAAAACCCTAGAAACTCAACTCCCAAGTTTCAACTTTCAATCCATCAAATCAGATCagaaaatcaaaccaaataataccaaataaaaaaaaaatacaagataaTAATTCACACCAATTCATTGCCctcaaaaattgaattttaaagCAGACTGCCTGTGACTTGTAGATAAAGTAATGAACAATAAAAAAGCCAATATAAACCCAACGCGAAATCCGGTGGCCGGTGACTCAGACGATGGTTGCCGGTGATTCTGTGTTCACCATGAGGTtgagaattaaaaattaaaagtttattcATGGCCGCACGATTGGTGTGAACGGTCAGGATTGAATgatcaagaaaatattttcctCAGTGGTGAAACCAGAATATTACAATAGTTGGGTCGTgatttctatataaaaaaagtTCATTGCACCATTCCATCAAGCATCTAGAGGGCACCTATCAAAATTTACCAACATTCGCCGAAAGTTTGTGATGACATCTATCGATAGCTGCTTGTTCTTCTAGCATCTACCTCTGCCAAAGGCTGGCAGACTGTCAAGACCTGCTCACCAAGACTTTCTAAGCGAGCATTACAGCATCATGTGGTGCGCACAACTGGGTtgcaaacaaaaaaaggagaaggaagacatggaaaagaaagaagaaacttGGAGAAGGAAGAAGTAACGCTAGGCTGTAATTCAACGTTATTTACTCTCTTTAGTTGGAATCAAAGGTAAATATAACAACAAATAAACATGGAGTTAGGTAGTTGTTGGGGTCATAAGCAGCCATTGACCTCAAGCTGACTCTTCTACTTATCTCTCTTGTgctatatatcatatatgtgcCTATGAGACTTGCGTAATGTTCTCAAAGAAACGCTGCCTCCACCGGATTCTGGCTGGCTCCCATGCACGGCTTAtagagtttgagagagagagagagagatcatcAATAATCTCCACAAGAACACGAGCCGTCCTCAAACTTGTGAAACCTATTTGCATCTCTCACCAAAAACACCACCTTCAAAACCTTCGACAAGCCTATGATAAATGCATGGCAATCCCCACACACTCTCAAGTTCTTGAATATCCGAATCGTCTTGTTCCCCTTCTCTGTCTCACCACGCACCAACGCCAGCCCGATTGCCAACTTCTCACTGTGAAATCTCAAGCTCTCCTCCTTCGACTCCTCTTCCACATCGTGCAGCGCAAACCTGACCCCGTGAACATAACCCAGCTCCGATTTTACTCTCTTTTCCATCTCCTTCAATACTTGATGAATCTTTTCTGTAAGCGGATGCGTCTCATCTCCGTTGTAGAAGAAGTAGACCTCCTTATCGATCTCCACCCAACTGCGTCCAGCCTCTTTCCTTAACCCTTTCATCTTAAACAGTTTTCTTATTCTCTCGCACTCTTTCCAGTACCCGGCCTCAGCGTAGATGTTTGACAGCATCACATAGTTGACAGGGTTACTGCCGTCCATTCTCAGAAGTGTCTCTCCTACTTCTCTACCTATTTCCAATTCCCCATGTATTCTACAAGCACTAAGCAGAGTTTGCTGTATTCCAACGTTTGGTTTTAAAGGCATGGTGTCGATGAGAATCTTAGCTTCTTTTACGCGTCCGGCTCTTCCAGGGAGATCAACCATGCAAGCATAATGCTCTACATTCGGtttagagtaatgttattcataccatgtttttgtaccatatttctataccatcttaggtggcatctgatgtagacagccacatcatttgaaaattttttcaAAACTCAAGGAAATGAATAAGAAAGACTCCTCGCatgccacaatcatcatttaattaactagtttttcttaattattagtttattaaataatgaactaaatttaaaaatctgattaatttaaatgatgtaGCTGTCCACATCAACTGTCATCCAATgtagtatgaaaatgtggtacaaaaatatggtataaatagCATTACTATCCGGTTGTCGCAGCACAATCTTGAGAAGTATTCTTGGCATTCTTTGACTAGTCCAGAATGGCTACAGGCTGAGAGCACGGCTAAGTAAGTCACTCCATCTGTATTCTTGCATTTTCCTAAACAAAACCAAAGCTCTCTCCCCATTTCCTTCAAGTGTGAATCCGGCTATCATCGCGTTCCAACTGATAAGATTCTTAACTGGCATCACATCAAACATCCGTGCTGCTTCGCAAAATTTTCCACATTTCGCATACATGTCGAGGATAGAATTGCTCACCACTGTCCAAGACTATTGTGTCTTGGACAGCAATGGTTTCAGGGTATACGAAAATCAGGTGCTACGCGGATGCTTTGGATATTTTCTGGCGAATGCAAATACTGGGTATTGAAACCGGATGAGATCAGTTTTGTTTCCGTCTTGCCGGCATGCGCGCAGCCTGGAGTCGGTTTGTGTTCGCAATTCCCCGATTGAAATTTATGTGAAATGTGGCTGCACTGACCACGCTTGGCAGTTATTTGATCAGATGTTGGAGACGTATGTATTTCTTGGAGTACCATGGTTGCAGGGATGGCGAATTACGGGAAAGCTCGCGGAGAGGTTGAACTGTTCCAAAAGATGATGCAAAGAGGAAAGGTTGAACCTAATGGCATTACATTTCCAGGTCTTTTATCAGCCTGCAACAACGTTCCTAGACACGTGGCAACACTACAACAAC encodes the following:
- the LOC137717007 gene encoding putative pentatricopeptide repeat-containing protein At3g15130 translates to MVDLPGRAGRVKEAKILIDTMPLKPNVGIQQTLLSACRIHGELEIGREVGETLLRMDGSNPVNYVMLSNIYAEAGYWKECERIRKLFKMKGLRKEAGRSWVEIDKEVYFFYNGDETHPLTEKIHQVLKEMEKRVKSELGYVHGVRFALHDVEEESKEESLRFHSEKLAIGLALVRGETEKGNKTIRIFKNLRVCGDCHAFIIGLSKVLKVVFLVRDANRFHKFEDGSCSCGDY